atatacaggattcgattatatacagtgaaaagaagtcaaaaactgtatataatcgagtccgcgctgcatagtttttgagttagtttttaaaaaaaagttgaaaaaaaatcacttaaaattctatttatataagatctaaaacattgTTGAATATCGCTATattgattttaaacaaaatcaggtttagttgtatttttttcaaagaaaacatggaaaattattgctagaaaactttttccctgtgaaTGTGTCcctcttccgatgtatgggtgacttccattgctgactttttttatgctcaaacttttttgttttttgattcgatgtgtaaagggtgtgttacatcaaattgcatcacggaaaaaacgctgtagaaatttattttttaggaattatatcttcagctttcgcttataatcagataagagtgtatagatcacgttggccatgcttcactgtcaatttttcgtaaatttggagaaatgtcgtcgaacgaaaaagagcgtcgtgaattaatcctgcgcactcatttcgagaatccggagttgtcacatcgggacatcggtaagatgctgggaatcgtccaatccacggtcagcagagtactaaaacgatacttcgagaacctaaccatcgactggaaggtgaagaacggcaaaaatggatgctccgtcagtggaaatgatcacaagcgcgtagttaagcagtttagacgtgatccgagaagttcggtccgggatatcgccaataagctgaatttgtcaagttcattcgtccagcggaccaagcagcgggagggcctgcgtacatacaaggttcagaaggctcctaaccgcgacgaaaggcaaaacatgttggggaagacgcgagcccggaagctgtacaccgaaatgctgacgaagccgcattgcctggtaatggacgacgaaacctacgttaaagtggactttcgtcagctgccgggcctgttgttcttctccgcagaggacaaattcagcgttccggaggagattcgcaagcagaaactatccaagtttgccaaaaaagtacatggtgtggcaagcgatctgctcttgcggaaagcggagcgccccctttgtgatgaccggcacggtaaacgggcaggtttaccttaaggagtgcctacagaagcgcttactaccactattgaagcagcacgagggcccgaccatcttctggccggatctcgcttcgtgccactattcaaaggacgtgttggagtggtacgaagccaacggggtcaccttcgtgccaaaggaaatgaacccgcccaacgcgccggagcttcgcccaatagagaaatattgggcgattatgaagcaggccctccggaagaacccaaaagttgtcaaatcggaggcggacttcaagagaaaatggatttctgttcaaaaaaaactacaacctgaagttgtacagaaccttatggacggggtaaagaggaaggtgcgagcatacgggcttgggctcgaagtatgaataaaaagaaaatgccaaaagttgtttaatagcttttattttactgtctaaaattttcaaaaggatcggtctactgggcgaatttctacagcgttgtttccgtgatgcaatttgatgtgacacacccttcataATCGAGTTCCCCCTGTCTTTCCATAAATATCAGTTAAAATACATACTGTATGATTTATCGAACCggaatttgaaaattgagtAATTGTTTCATTTATCTTTGTTCcatattgaaaatttaaaagacATGTGGAGATGTTTTTCGTACTATTTGAAgatatttgtgaaaaatcatcaTCAACTACCGACGGAGGTGGATATTCAAAAATGCTTTCCTGACGAAGTTCACAGTTTTGCCTTTAATGTTCCAAATCAATAATAGTAACCAAATTTACAATTGAATTTGGTGTAAAtgtaaacacaaacacaaagatgcGGACTGATCATATTTGTACAGTAAGAGTTCAAAAAAGGCTTTCCAACCATTTTTTGCATTGTATTCGAACGGCTttcagagcttatcaagacaaacattttgcgatgaagaacttgtcagtatcttaatcctacttaaagttattgctgtttttttacctaaaaactcataaattcaaatttaacttactcaaacacaaaaaaaaataacatagttttgaaaatgtcACATTATATagtcatttttttaatttttttttctttattattattattattcgttacttttacttccatttttggaagaatgtcggtagtgagagttgaactcgtgatctctgcgtgagaggtatggatgttaccacgaCGCCAGATTGCCTCCGCAATTATATAGAGTCAAATATGCCTTTTTAAACACCgtctataaacattttttatgtttgccccagaaagaacaacaaacaaatgaagagagcgCATTTTTGGAGATGAAATATCAATGACATTGAGTAGCGTTGAGAAATTGACGATATTGagataagttctgcatcgcaaaatgtttgtattagtaagctcttaaaatcttctgaagacagtttgcatgtagaattttaaatataaaagttttttcatggtgaccctaatgcaacttagaaaaaagcgctatatcggttatctTCAGGAATAGAAAAACACTTTCTTTTACAAAGAtgcctaaaataactggggctacagcATTGTCTAAcataaaaaagttagattttttatttcatcgaaaatgttggtcaccctatttttcacAACATGAAAATGATAACAACTTTATCGCAGactgtttttgtctagagaataactgtcgagctctgccAATTTCCATTTAAATGCTGTTCCTGGATAATTGCGCATTGTGCATTGGTttaaaaatattaggttggggaaaaagtaatccattatttttgggtgaaattcaaaactatttttaaaatgctccggattgtccgatttgggtcaaacatGCACCGTTTAGTTGTGAAATTTGTTGCCGTTCTAAAGGtaacttcataatgtctctatcattaAGTCTTGAtccttattagcgaaaaactctagcaatagattttcacAATCTACTCTTCGTCCCAAtttttatcactctggaaattttgcaatgcaaaGAAaatgtggtaatcgcttggtgccagatcCGGACTATATAGTGGATGCATTGAAACATCCCAATTTAGCTCTAGGAAATGTTTGGTCTTGAGTTgctctgattttttttacgtatttttgaatttcaacaatgacaaagatattgaactttttttttgttttgggctCTGTTTGACTGAAACTGACTCTACTTCGGAAGTACGGTACGTAGGACGATTCTGTTggtttcattcgaaagatgagaaAACTTGGTAAACGGTATAGATGTGAAACACCTAAATTAGtgcatttaaataatattttggaagtgaaaaacataaaagttacataaaaaaacataacataaaACATAAGTGGTTTATGAGGTATTgttattaatttcatcccaaAAATCCATGATAAAGTTGATTGTTTCTCTCATGCAAACTGAAGCTTTCTAACCGCTcttcaatttgttctttgataccCAAATTCTATCTCTCTTGATTTCGCTGCAATTTCATTATAAACAATTCGTGGTGAgtcttcaatcaaaatcttcaaaaatcacgatttttactgtacttataatagccatAATATAATTGTTTCTCTTTCGTGAAATAAGTCTtagttgaaatataaaaaaaaatcaaactgtatataatcgggttTAACATTATATATAATTGAAtcttatataatcgagtaatgatcgagtccgacctgtatttgaaaGGTTTGAAATTATTacatatctggcatccttgATATAGCTCATCATTCTAGTACTGCAATAGTTGTTCGATAATGAAGTTTCAATGGTTCAGGTAGTATGCTGTCGAATTCAAATTATAGCTAAAATTATAGCATCGAACAATAAATTCGGTATGAATTGTGGGCAACGGCATGGCCATGCGTATCCACGTGCAGAGTTTTAACAGGATGATTTTGACTAAGCTTTTCAGGATGATGCAAATGAGAAAGGTACAAACTGCATATAGCAAAAGTTCGTTTTGTTGACGGTAGGATACTATTCATTTTCGATGCTACCGTATAGGCTCCCACAGTTGGGTATGTAATTGAAAAGTCCGTTTCACCGCAGTTAATAATCGTGGTTAAAATTGAAGTTTCACTTGTGCCTTCTGTTGAGCAGGCCAAACGGATGATTGGATATTAATAATGATATCCAATCATCCGGTAGGATTTAAGGGAAATAAAAAATTTGCCGAAAacttaaacgaaaaaaaatatacactggagtcgctttttacgcgggggatacgcgccgcgtaaacaaaaaccgcgtaaattccaaattccgcgtaaattccaaaatccgcgtaaaaataaattgGGTAATTTTCAAAgtccgtgtaaaaatctaacaaacagtgagttagtagtttaaaatgcaacccatactctaacaattgattacctaattttttttttgcatgctacaatcatgctatctgcatcttcttttatttctcagctactaatcagtgatacagtACAAACTTATTTCCTGaaatgtcacatcaattagcatattgaatttttacgcggttAATGCGTGTCGCGTTAAGAAAAAAACCGtgtaaatttgaaaatccgcgtaaaaaaccgcgtaaatttcgaaatccgcgcaaattccgaaatccgcgtaaatttcaaaaaccgcgtaaaaaaagtcgcgtaaaataaaaccacgtaaaaagcgacttcagtgtatataaatacagccattccatgccaaaccgatatagtggttttcagattttcatgaaatgaagaggattttttcttcatcgcaaaatattagacccgtattttgttatttttttattagggtgaccatttccattttagggtggtccgaaaaatcaacttgttctccttttttccaaaaatgactgttttcaaaaattcctaacttttgaatcatacacatcaaattaaagctaattagctagtctttttttgcACTTGCAGAAATttcgaattttgattttttttttaattattgattgtatttgttttttttttgttgttttaatggtatcgggaccaagggcgctaattttttttaatattttttcatagctgaggatttttttacatagcATATGCAAAAATGAGAGAGATGTTCTTATTCGTTTCGAAGTTAGGATTTTCTTAacttaaccgatggtccaagaAATCAatctttcccctttttccagaaatggaaaattcataacttttgaaatactagaccgattcagatgatcgacatatcaaactatatgatctcgggaccaaggaaaccatttatttttatatttcttcttgaaagctgaggttttttttacattacatatccaaaaatcagatagGTGTTAGCTTTTCttttgaagttatgatttttcaaagttcagATGTTTTGATTGCAATAGCTTATTGGACAGGAAATACGAACATCATAAAACCAATTTTTGgaaagtgtaatttttttttttaaaaaaggctagctagttagcttttattttgtatttcgatcatctgaatcggttcagtagttcaaaagttacgaatttttggaaaaaaaggggaaacagttgatttttcggatcaccctaaaatggaaaatgaaaaaatagaaaaatacgggtctaatgttttgcggtaaagaacaaacttaccgcttttcacgaaaatctgagaaccagtatATTTAGAGAACCAATTGCTAAtcaaattttataatttgattttttttgtgattgttTTCTCATTGCAGTCGCTCGAACGAAGTTTGATTCTATAACAGTAAAACTAATCGTCGGTGacgttattttattttcaagtgTTTACATCAACTGATTTTATCTTTACAACGTTTTGTCGTACAGATGTTCAAAAAATTCTATTCTTATTAGTTTTTAACGAAAGATGTGTTGAATGCAACTTATTTTATTCTTTGTGTATCTTAGCATAACATCAGTAACACAAATGGTGGTATAACTAAGTATCGTTCGGGCCATTAAACGTTTATTCGATAATACGAAAAACATAACACGATACATATTACTTCCagttcttcaaatatttttgtcaaaaaatggaTAAATTAAAATTAGAATCATAATTTTCTATTGGCATAATCTGTTATATGATAACGAACGGAAATTGCCCGAGCAGTCCGACGGTACCAAAGTTTAGATGAAATTGCTTCGTTATGTTATTGAAGGAACATACATTTTTGATATCAAACGATCCGCGAAATGTTCCTCTTTTCTaacaacacaattttatcgctgTCTTTCGtttgtaataaaataaatatgcaCATGTTCAGCATTGTGTTAATACTTCTGATACAAAGAATCAACCTTCGTGGAAGATTACTGTGAATCGGGTGGTGATTTCAAATATAAGACCACTGTTGATGTTTCCCAGAATATCATCGTAAATAATGAATAGGGTATAGAGATATTATGTGCAAACTGGATCAGagaaaaataaccttttttaaatgtgaattacAAATACGTAAAAGATTTTCTCAACAGTAAATTGAAGCGAACGCActgagtttccctaacacagacgcCGATTTCGAGCATAAGTGGTGGCACCAACAGCATTCAGGAATTCAGTATATCGTTGAAACATAGCAGTGAAATACAGTGAATAATATGGCCGAAACAGCTACTGAAGTCGTTGCCGCAGCATCGGTTGCCGCATCTCCAGCCAAGACACCGAAAAAGGCTCGTGCTCCCAAGGGAGAGGGAAAGAAACCGAAAAATCCAGCCAATCATCCACCAGTAAACGAAATGGTATTGGCCGCCATCAAGACCTTGAAGGAACGTAATGGATCGTCTCTCCAGGCCATCAAGAAGTATATCGGTGCCAACTACAAGTGTGACGTTGCTAAGCTATCAACTTTCATCAAGAAATCTCTGAAGAGTGGTGTTGAAAAAGGTAGTCTCGTGCAAACCAAAGGAAGTGGAGCATCGGGGTCCTTTAAAATTAAATCTAAGGACAAGACACCTGCGGGCGAGAAGAAACCAAAGAAAACTGCGGCTGGGAAGAAGCCTTCAGGGGAAAAGAAAGTTGCCAAAAAGGCAGCCACTCTCAAAACTGCTGCCGTCAAAAAGCCTAAGGCAGCACCAGCAAAGAAAGCGGTTGAGAAGAAGGCTAAAGCAGCCGTCGCCAAAGTTGCCAAAAAGGCTGGAACCGTGAAAAAAGCGGCCGCTCCCAAACAGAAAGCAACCAAACCATCGAAAACAGCGGCGAAGAAGCCTAAAACTCCAAAACCGAAAAAGGCTGCACCGGCTAAGAAACCCGCTCCGAAGAAAGCCGCCGCCAAGAAGTAAAGTTCAGTCGATTGATTTCAGTGGAAATGATTTAAAAACaaacagtccttctcaggactacaagcacattgaaacgaaagagtaacaaAAGTTTTTCACCtcaaataataattcaattgatttttttataacagTTAATATACATTTTCACACATCTGCATTCGAATATACGAATATTATCGTACTCGAATGAACCTTTAACCCTTTGAGGACCATAAGATGTCCAAGACTAAATATGCCAATACAACACAATATTCTTGCTATTATGGGTGTAAAGTAAGAGAATATCACCAGAAAAACATAGCAGGGTGTATAGGTATGAAGAGTTAGGTTTATTATAtcggtattttatttattgctttgtaatacaaaaaacataataaaaattatcagaaaAGTAAAATTAATAGTTAGTAAATTATGGTATTCTACGGAACAATTTCGGATACTTGTGAAGCACAAGTGGACATTGCATATAACACATTTATTATGTGGTctttgttaagtcagaccggaccatgtttgcaggtctttttttttttggtttttggcaTTCGCTGCCTCGGACAtacgttttattttgacattcagtaaaaaaaattgattcaacaataattgaacaatcgataacgatttttgtagaagggaaaaatattttccttgGTCGTGAAAAGAATAAGCTATTGGCGTTAAAAGTTAATCAATATACAAGAAACATGATTTAAATAGTTTATCGGTAAAAATGCGTTTTTAGTGTTTTGCCTAAGTGGCATAACGGATATCTCGGAGGATGTTAGGTAACTTTAAAATCTAATAGAGGGTAACAGAGGATTATATGAGCCGTTTAACTTTTGTACTTGTGAGCTATACTTGTCTAAAACTCATTCCAACTTCACAAGTACGCTGTTTAGCACATATGTGTACTTTGATTTGAATGCTGAGCTTCCCTCAGAGGATTCATAGAATAAACTGTAACATTTGAGAGATGCAAAAGTTCAAAATTAGTGTTTTATTAAGAGATTTTCATTCTGTCATTGTTCCCAAAAATACACCTTAACTTCAACATTTCTAAAAACATAAATTCTTCCCAACTACTAAAACTCAAACTATCTCCTTTATTTTCGGCGATATCTTAAAACTACGACTCCTACTCCACTGTATTTCTACTATGTCACTACGT
The Toxorhynchites rutilus septentrionalis strain SRP chromosome 2, ASM2978413v1, whole genome shotgun sequence genome window above contains:
- the LOC129770474 gene encoding histone H1B-like, whose protein sequence is MAETATEVVAAASVAASPAKTPKKARAPKGEGKKPKNPANHPPVNEMVLAAIKTLKERNGSSLQAIKKYIGANYKCDVAKLSTFIKKSLKSGVEKGSLVQTKGSGASGSFKIKSKDKTPAGEKKPKKTAAGKKPSGEKKVAKKAATLKTAAVKKPKAAPAKKAVEKKAKAAVAKVAKKAGTVKKAAAPKQKATKPSKTAAKKPKTPKPKKAAPAKKPAPKKAAAKK